The following proteins come from a genomic window of Aequorivita marisscotiae:
- a CDS encoding baseplate J/gp47 family protein, with amino-acid sequence MAKDCENKFLINHMGTEQTQRSLNDILPENFNLNDFSEEEWMTFAYNFAKEVNYFSTENATVPTGNWESFFVEKEKISAFLAEAETTNQLSPHLALFMCFLKLMKISKTRFNALTKRHLDFYYNEILQIKKRNPVADSVHLIFELAKNFTNSKVDEHTLLEAGKDGTGKRLQYATNKEVVINNTKVGSIKSVYHHRKTINPNEIIGLFSAPVTNSADGTGEPFKDDPSWFPFGYPSFFKPETPLATPKLGFAIAAPTLNLAEGVRIVQSIFNLEKSIQVFNVQQIINCIDVYATGEKGWLGPFKVFESENGFTSAIGNKVVQLCVKIDKTEEPIVPYNKEIHQENFQTDQPVFRFLIKTKQPEFSAGYLLYTELLQKKVNKATVKVSVSEAEKLLLKNDFGNLVANKPFYPFGTQPMERSAFYIDYPEVFAKKWDNITINATWLNTPNDFKEHYIAYRRDENNFNLSPNLYFKTLYYNFNVGTKIYAKPAGLTYTPTANTSNLYVTGNDYFKAKIAVENNEDFINVNSAFSLFNKNGNIFEANLSLNNTNYTTGKNGPIKMSLNQPFLHALFPKVYALALTTEEDTVLPNEPYTPIIEKIELSYTASQEITFVVSETTNLEKIQLYQEHPFGQAATTNTLVPTYCAGGELYIGLANTQALQQVQLLFQLLEGTENPLTESFAANEKIVWAVLSNNSWMELSSEFLVGNTTDNFLKTGIVSITIPREATDNNTLLPSGLVWLRAKSTKPFDAVCKFINIHAQVITATFEDHDNELNHLKNGLPATTISKLTERNSAIKKVTQPYNSFGGQPEESDDSYYRRVSERIRHRDRAISLWDYEHLILEKFPEVYKVKCLNHTKDTDYHDPGNVTIVVIPDIQNSNAFDVFQPRLSTAKRNEIRDYINELNSFFISAEIINPNYEEVEVTLSVKFNVGFDENFYTKQLEEDIKKYLSPWAYSETSVLNFGVVFHKNKLISFLENQSYIDYLAHVIVKHRTSETAVYTEKSNIIPSNPKAILVSAKKHFVTAMQSNCKVQTPKNPTVCLP; translated from the coding sequence ATGGCAAAAGATTGCGAAAATAAATTCTTAATAAACCATATGGGTACAGAACAAACCCAGAGGTCATTAAACGATATACTTCCTGAAAATTTCAATTTAAACGATTTTTCAGAAGAAGAATGGATGACGTTTGCATATAATTTTGCAAAGGAAGTGAATTATTTTTCAACAGAAAACGCAACTGTACCTACAGGAAATTGGGAGTCATTTTTTGTTGAAAAGGAAAAAATATCAGCTTTTCTGGCCGAAGCCGAAACTACTAACCAACTCTCCCCCCACCTTGCCCTTTTTATGTGTTTTTTGAAATTGATGAAAATTTCTAAAACTCGATTTAATGCGCTTACAAAAAGACACCTCGATTTTTATTACAACGAAATATTACAAATAAAGAAAAGGAATCCAGTCGCCGACAGTGTTCATCTAATTTTTGAATTGGCCAAGAATTTCACAAATTCTAAAGTAGATGAACACACGCTACTGGAAGCTGGCAAAGACGGTACTGGCAAGCGTCTTCAATATGCTACTAACAAAGAAGTTGTTATCAATAATACAAAAGTTGGTTCAATAAAAAGTGTATATCACCACAGAAAAACAATTAATCCGAATGAAATTATTGGGCTATTTTCCGCCCCAGTAACAAATTCGGCAGATGGCACTGGCGAACCCTTTAAAGATGATCCCAGCTGGTTCCCGTTTGGTTATCCATCATTTTTTAAACCCGAAACACCTTTAGCAACACCTAAGCTGGGTTTTGCAATTGCAGCTCCTACCCTTAATTTGGCAGAAGGCGTGCGGATAGTACAATCTATTTTTAATCTCGAAAAGTCCATTCAAGTTTTTAATGTTCAACAGATTATAAATTGCATTGACGTGTACGCCACTGGCGAAAAAGGTTGGCTGGGCCCTTTTAAGGTTTTTGAATCGGAAAATGGTTTCACCTCTGCTATAGGAAATAAAGTAGTTCAATTATGTGTAAAAATTGATAAAACCGAAGAACCCATCGTTCCTTACAATAAAGAAATTCATCAAGAAAATTTTCAAACCGACCAACCTGTATTTCGGTTTTTAATAAAAACGAAGCAACCAGAATTTAGTGCAGGATATTTATTATACACCGAATTACTTCAAAAAAAAGTAAATAAAGCAACCGTAAAAGTATCTGTTTCCGAAGCCGAAAAACTGTTGCTTAAAAACGATTTCGGCAATTTAGTTGCCAATAAGCCTTTTTATCCCTTTGGAACACAACCTATGGAGCGTTCTGCTTTTTATATAGACTATCCCGAAGTTTTTGCCAAAAAGTGGGATAATATTACAATTAATGCTACGTGGTTAAATACTCCCAACGACTTTAAGGAACACTACATAGCCTACCGAAGAGACGAAAATAATTTTAATCTTTCGCCAAATCTGTATTTTAAAACCTTGTATTACAATTTTAATGTAGGGACCAAAATATATGCAAAGCCAGCAGGACTAACCTATACCCCTACCGCAAACACTTCTAATCTTTACGTAACGGGCAATGATTATTTTAAGGCAAAAATCGCTGTAGAGAACAACGAAGATTTTATAAATGTGAATTCTGCCTTCTCCCTATTCAACAAAAACGGAAATATTTTTGAAGCCAATTTATCGCTCAACAACACAAATTATACTACTGGAAAAAACGGACCTATAAAAATGTCGTTAAACCAACCGTTTTTACACGCATTATTCCCCAAAGTTTATGCACTAGCGCTTACCACCGAAGAAGACACAGTATTACCAAATGAACCTTACACCCCAATTATTGAAAAAATTGAATTATCATACACTGCATCGCAAGAAATTACATTTGTCGTTTCCGAAACTACCAACCTCGAAAAGATTCAGCTATATCAGGAACATCCATTTGGGCAAGCAGCAACTACCAACACTTTAGTACCAACTTATTGTGCTGGTGGCGAACTCTATATTGGTCTCGCAAATACTCAAGCACTGCAACAAGTGCAGTTGTTGTTCCAATTATTGGAAGGTACCGAAAACCCATTAACTGAAAGTTTCGCAGCTAATGAAAAAATAGTTTGGGCAGTACTTTCCAATAATTCGTGGATGGAGCTTTCGAGTGAGTTTTTAGTTGGAAATACAACAGATAATTTTCTAAAAACCGGCATTGTTTCTATTACTATTCCAAGAGAAGCCACAGATAACAATACGTTGTTACCGTCAGGATTGGTTTGGTTACGCGCTAAAAGCACCAAGCCTTTTGATGCGGTTTGCAAGTTTATAAACATTCATGCACAAGTTATTACCGCCACTTTTGAAGATCACGATAACGAGTTAAATCATTTAAAAAACGGGTTGCCTGCAACCACCATTAGCAAACTTACTGAGCGCAATTCAGCAATCAAAAAAGTAACACAACCGTACAATTCGTTCGGGGGGCAGCCCGAAGAAAGCGACGATAGTTATTATAGACGCGTTAGTGAGCGAATTCGCCATCGCGATCGCGCCATTTCCTTGTGGGATTACGAACATTTAATTCTCGAAAAATTTCCCGAAGTTTATAAGGTAAAGTGTCTAAACCATACAAAAGACACAGATTATCACGATCCCGGAAACGTTACCATCGTGGTTATTCCGGATATTCAAAACAGCAACGCATTCGATGTATTTCAACCACGATTAAGCACTGCAAAACGCAATGAAATTCGAGATTATATAAATGAACTTAATTCGTTTTTCATTTCAGCAGAAATAATTAATCCAAATTATGAAGAAGTTGAGGTTACCCTCAGCGTAAAATTTAATGTTGGTTTTGATGAAAACTTTTACACGAAACAATTAGAGGAGGATATTAAAAAATACCTGTCTCCTTGGGCATATTCCGAAACCTCTGTATTAAACTTTGGCGTTGTCTTTCATAAAAATAAACTTATATCATTTTTAGAAAATCAATCTTACATAGATTATTTAGCCCATGTAATTGTAAAGCACAGAACGTCGGAAACTGCTGTATATACCGAAAAATCAAATATTATACCTTCTAACCCAAAAGCAATTTTGGTGTCGGCAAAAAAACATTTCGTTACCGCTATGCAATCAAATTGCAAGGTACAAACCCCTAAAAACCCAACGGTATGTCTTCCGTAA
- a CDS encoding GPW/gp25 family protein, producing MNTETFLGEGWSFPPHFDKKTNQVVTTAGIADINKSLEILLSTRLGERIMLPNFGCNLEELLFQPLDVTLKTYITELIETAILYFEPRIDTQKITLDTTNELNGEILIKIEYLVRITNSRANMVFPFYKNEGTEA from the coding sequence ATGAATACCGAAACATTTTTAGGAGAAGGCTGGAGTTTTCCGCCACATTTTGATAAAAAAACAAACCAAGTTGTTACCACTGCCGGTATAGCCGACATTAATAAAAGTTTGGAAATTCTTTTATCTACGCGATTGGGCGAGCGTATCATGTTGCCCAATTTCGGTTGTAATTTAGAAGAGCTATTGTTTCAACCCTTGGATGTTACTCTAAAAACATATATAACCGAATTAATTGAAACTGCAATTCTGTATTTCGAACCTAGAATTGATACCCAAAAAATAACCCTTGATACCACAAATGAATTGAATGGTGAAATTTTAATAAAAATTGAATATTTAGTTCGCATCACAAATTCGCGAGCTAATATGGTATTTCCATTTTATAAAAATGAAGGTACAGAAGCTTAA
- a CDS encoding PAAR domain-containing protein, which yields MPAAARINDMHICPMTNPNGSPHVGGPIMPPGEPTVLIGGQPAAIVGDMATCAGPPDSIISGSSTVFIGGKPAARMGDSTAHGGSIVLGEFTVLIGG from the coding sequence ATGCCAGCAGCAGCCAGAATAAACGATATGCACATATGCCCAATGACAAACCCAAATGGCAGTCCACACGTTGGCGGGCCAATTATGCCACCTGGCGAACCCACGGTACTAATAGGTGGACAACCAGCGGCAATAGTTGGCGATATGGCTACCTGTGCCGGACCGCCAGACTCAATAATTTCAGGTTCGTCAACGGTATTTATTGGAGGCAAGCCGGCAGCGCGTATGGGCGATAGCACCGCCCATGGGGGTAGTATTGTATTGGGAGAATTTACCGTTTTGATTGGAGGATGA